Proteins encoded together in one Triticum dicoccoides isolate Atlit2015 ecotype Zavitan chromosome 7B, WEW_v2.0, whole genome shotgun sequence window:
- the LOC119338472 gene encoding tubby-like F-box protein 12, which yields MSFRSIVRDVRESFGSLSRRGFDVRISGLPGLSSHHHRVKSFGPPGEPHGGAVVADQNGWVGLPPELLRDVMKRLEEGESTWPSRKDVVACAAVCSAWREICKDIVQSPEFCGKLTFPVSLKQPGPRDGLIQCFIRRDKSTLTYYLYLCLSPAVLSENGKFLLAAKRNRRTTYTEYVISVDSKNISRSSNGYVGKMRSNFLGTKFIVYDTQPPYNAGSLVPCQRGSRRISSRRVSPKVPTGSYPIAQVNYELNVLGTRGPRRMQCTMHSIPASAVDPDGVVPGQPQQLLPGPFDESFRSTNASSRFSMADFSSSRFSSSRFSDVSGGLRREEEDGEAKERPLVLRNKVPRWHEQLQCWCLNFRGRVTVASVKNFQLTAAAPEVTAAAVPPSEPSQPPQQQQLQPSSSSSSSTSDHEKVILQFGKVTKDMFTMDYRYPLSAFQAFAICLTSFDTKLACE from the exons ATGTCTTTCCGCAGCATAGTCCGGGATGTTAGAGAGAGCTTCGGAAGCTTATCAAGGCGGGGCTTTGACGTGAGGATTTCAGGCCTCCCTGGTCTTTCCAGCCATCATCACCGGGTGAAGTCTTTCGGGCCACCGGGTGAGCCGCACGGCGGAGCTGTGGTGGCTGATCAGAATGGCTGGGTTGGTCTTCCTCCTGAATTACTTCGTGATGTGATGAAAAGGCTGGAGGAAGGCGAGAGCACTTGGCCCTCGCGCAAAGATGTCGTCGCTTGTGCGGCGGTCTGCAGCGCGTGGAGAGAGATCTGTAAAGATATAGTTCAGAGCCCGGAGTTCTGTGGGAAACTCACTTTTCCGGTGTCGCTTAAACAG CCAGGACCTCGAGATGGATTAATCCAGTGCTTCATTAGAAGGGACAAATCAACACTAACCTATTATCTCTACCTCTGCCTTAGCCCTG CTGTGCTTAGTGAGAACGGAAAGTTCCTGCTAGCAGCTAAGAGGAATCGACGGACAACATATACCGAATACGTAATTTCTGTGGATTCTAAAAACATCTCGCGGTCAAGCAACGGCTATGTTGGAAAAATGAG GTCGAATTTCCTCGGCACCAAGTTCATCGTCTACGACACTCAGCCGCCATACAATGCCGGGAGCCTCGTCCCATGCCAGCGAGGCAGCCGCCGCATCTCTTCCAGGAGGGTCTCCCCAAAGGTGCCCACCGGTAGCTACCCCATTGCCCAGGTGAATTACGAGCTCAATGTGTTGGGCACCAGGGGGCCGAGGCGTATGCAGTGCACGATGCACTCCATCCCGGCCTCTGCAGTCGACCCGGATGGTGTGGTGCCTGGGCAACCCCAGCAACTGCTCCCCGGTCCGTTCGACGAGTCCTTCCGCAGCACGAACGCCTCCTCCAGGTTCTCCATGGCAGACTTCAGCAGCTCTCGCTTCTCAAGCTCCCGATTCTCAGATGTAAGTGGTGGGTTGCGTCGAGAGGAGGAAGATGGGGAGGCCAAGGAGAGGCCATTGGTTCTCCGCAACAAGGTGCCGAGATGGCATGAGCAGCTGCAGTGCTGGTGCCTCAACTTCCGAGGCAGGGTGACGGTGGCCTCCGTGAAGAACTTCCAGCTGACGGCAGCCGCGCCAGAGGTGACGGCCGCTGCTGTGCCGCCGTCGGAACCttcacagccgccccagcagcagcagctccagccGTCAAGTTCATCGTCGTCCTCGACGTCCGATCACGAGAAGGTGATCCTGCAGTTCGGTAAGGTTACCAAGGACATGTTCACCATGGACTACCGGTACCCGCTCTCGGCATTCCAGGCGTTCGCCATCTGCTTGACCAGCTTCGACACCAAACTGGCCTGTGAATGA